The Coregonus clupeaformis isolate EN_2021a chromosome 20, ASM2061545v1, whole genome shotgun sequence genome contains a region encoding:
- the LOC121533581 gene encoding interaptin isoform X1 — MMMDNGDFTNTLHTWEDLSCKGLGDKMSNASNSRCSSPANGVLSDEGNQPSESYYVIIRQLHDEIDRSKMSYKEVEAMVQAHMKPILDQIRSDACKLVIRSSALEDSCHKKDQQDRHILLHIPSLQELLLKLAFTKNSDDVQSYLISSERTFLLSENDALKMELRDAKSRHETVMKSLHLSLHSAEQENKSSKLTLQQNLRLSEGKLHSMEQKLKEFEGQVLSLQHNLMGSNERTQSLQKTLRFSDDRLQSLQQDLEESEKRGQSLQQILGDSQERNQTLQHNLASFEKNIQSLSQNLSASEKKVDFLQHNNWKFEEMVKSLQQTLSCSEGKVSLLQQSLKSSEEKVLSLQHNHWALEERVQSLQQSLNSSEEKLQSTQHWLKATDEKAKALKEALRSSEEKTKSLQEALGVSESWIRATKAQQQSLEKCKEEQEERIKSLMQTLRITEVKHHSTVQDLQVGLESAMEKVEILQDTLNRTESGHVKEVGQLQQKLNRAAKKLSSTEQELHNQIAALNTKLLEEQSKASKDLERSIRYEKELQDTIKNLRKKLRTQTEERGFALNSLRLRQKDLADVQRHLQADLLRCSQVCGKEKGPQHFTPRKGDLKEEFFHLRTSLHSVLEKEAGRDDPGRQDWMQVLDKSKEWEKKAEKLVDSLDSLQSHQLLEEGGDERYQYRAGAWRSGASPSILSPSAVTVPQRNLSTRPASPYPYGQYLGQEKKLGSSSHRGLNDSEGMQHLLTIQKRLKNLQSVEFQRNIKGLLRTS, encoded by the exons ATGATGATGGACAACGGAGACTTCACTAACACTCTCCACACATGGGAGGACCTGTCTTGCAAG GGTCTTGGAGACAAAATGTCAAATGCAAGCAATAGTAGATGCTCAAGTCCAGCAAATGGCGTTCTTAGTGATGAGGGAAATCAACCCAGTG AATCCTATTATGTTATAATAAGACAGCTTCATGATGAAATAGACAGGTCCAAAATGTCATACAAAGAAGTAGAGGCCATGGTCCAAGCCCACATGAAG CCTATTTTGGATCAAATTCGTTCAGATGCATGTAAATTGGTGATTAGGTCATCAGCATTGGAGGATAGCTGTCACAAGAAAGACCAGCAGGACAGACATATTCTCTTACATATCCCCTCCCTCCAAGAGCTCCTTTTGAAATTAGCCTTTACCAAAAACTCG GATGACGTGCAGAGTTACCTGATCTCTTCCGAACGAACATTCCTACTCTCTGAGAACGATGCTCTGAAAATGGAGCTCAGAGATGCCAAGTCTCGACATGAGACTGTGATGAAGAGCCTGCacctttcccttcactctgctgaGCAGGAGAATAAGAGCTCCAAGTTGACACTTCAGCAGAACCTCAGACTGTCTGAGGGCAAGCTACACTCCATGGAGCAGAAACTCAAGGAGTTTGAGGGACAGGTCCTGTCCTTGCAGCACAATCTCATGGGCTCCAATGAAAGGACTCAGAGTCTGCAGAAAACCCTCCGGTTCTCTGACGATAGGCTCCAGTCCCTTCAGCAGGACCTGGAGGAGTCTGAGAAGAGAGGCCAAAGTCTGCAGCAAATCCTTGGGGACTCCCAAGAGAGGAACCAGACTCTGCAACATAACCTGGCTTCTTTTGAGAAGAACATCCAGTCCCTTAGCCAGAACCTTAGCGCTTCAGAGAAAAAGGTTGATTtccttcagcacaataactggaAGTTTGAGGAGATGGTCAAGTCTCTGCAGCAGACCCTCAGCTGTTCTGAGGGAAAGGTCTCTCTCCTGCAGCAGAGCCTGAAGTCTTCAGAGGAGAAGGTCTTATCCCTCCAACACAACCATTGGGCCCTGGAGGAGAGAGTCCAGTCCCTGCAGCAGAGCCTCAACTCCTCAGAGGAAAAGCTCCAGTCGACACAACATTGGCTCAAGGCTACAGATGAGAAGGCCAAAGCCCTGAAGGAAGCTCTCAGATCTTCAGAGGAGAAGACCAAGTCCTTACAGGAGGCCCTGGGGGTCAGCGAGAGCTGGATCAGGGCGACCAAGGCCCAGCAGCAGTCTCTGGAGAAATGcaaagaggagcaggaggagaggatCAAGAGTTTGATGCAGACTCTCAGGATCACTGAGGTGAAGCACCACAGCACAGTGCAGGACCTGCAGGTGGGTCTTGAGAGTGCCATGGAGAAGGTGGAGATTCTGCAGGATACACTGAACAGGACTGAGTCTGGGCATGTGAAGGAGGTGGGGCAGCTTCAACAGAAACTGAACAGAGCTGCAAAGAAATTGTCTTCAACAGAGCAGGAGCTGCACAAccaga TTGCTGCCTTGAACACTAAATTGCTGGAGGAGCAGTCAAAGGCAAGCAAGGACCTTGAGAGATCCATTAGATATGAGAAAGAGCTGCAAGACACTATCAAGAATCTTAG GAAGAAGCTGAGAACTCAAACTGAGGAGAGGGGGTTTGCTCTGAATAGCCTGAGGTTGCGTCAGAAGGACCTGGCGGATGTACAGCGCCACCTACAGGCAGACCTGCTGAGGTGCAGCCAGGTCTGTGGCAAGGAGAAGGGACCGCAGCACTTCACCCCCCGCAAGGGTGACCTGAAGGAGGAGTTCTTCCACCTGAGAACCAGCCTGCACTCCGTCCTGGAGAAGGAGGCTGGGAGAGACGACCCGGGGAGGCAAGACTGGATGCAGGTGTTAGACAAGAGTAAGGAATGGGAGAAAAAGGCAGAAAAACTG GTGGACAGTTTAGATTCTCTGCAGAGTCACCAGCTGCTGGAAGAAGGAGGGGATGAGAGGTACCAATATAGAGCAGGAGCATGGAGAAGTGGAGCATCACCCTCCATCCTTTCCCCTTCTGCTGTGACGGTGCCCCAGAGGAACCTCTCTACGAGGCCCGCTTCTCCATATCCCTATGG GCAATATTTAGGCCAGGAGAAGAAGCTTGGGTCTAGCTCCCACCGTGGGTTGAATGATTCTGAAGGCATGCAGCATTTACTAACTATCCAAAAAAGACTGAAGAACCTCCAGTCAG TTGAATTCCAGAGGAATATCAAGGGTTTACTCCGGACGTCATAG
- the LOC121533581 gene encoding interaptin isoform X2, whose amino-acid sequence MMMDNGDFTNTLHTWEDLSCKDDVQSYLISSERTFLLSENDALKMELRDAKSRHETVMKSLHLSLHSAEQENKSSKLTLQQNLRLSEGKLHSMEQKLKEFEGQVLSLQHNLMGSNERTQSLQKTLRFSDDRLQSLQQDLEESEKRGQSLQQILGDSQERNQTLQHNLASFEKNIQSLSQNLSASEKKVDFLQHNNWKFEEMVKSLQQTLSCSEGKVSLLQQSLKSSEEKVLSLQHNHWALEERVQSLQQSLNSSEEKLQSTQHWLKATDEKAKALKEALRSSEEKTKSLQEALGVSESWIRATKAQQQSLEKCKEEQEERIKSLMQTLRITEVKHHSTVQDLQVGLESAMEKVEILQDTLNRTESGHVKEVGQLQQKLNRAAKKLSSTEQELHNQIAALNTKLLEEQSKASKDLERSIRYEKELQDTIKNLRKKLRTQTEERGFALNSLRLRQKDLADVQRHLQADLLRCSQVCGKEKGPQHFTPRKGDLKEEFFHLRTSLHSVLEKEAGRDDPGRQDWMQVLDKSKEWEKKAEKLVDSLDSLQSHQLLEEGGDERYQYRAGAWRSGASPSILSPSAVTVPQRNLSTRPASPYPYGQYLGQEKKLGSSSHRGLNDSEGMQHLLTIQKRLKNLQSVEFQRNIKGLLRTS is encoded by the exons ATGATGATGGACAACGGAGACTTCACTAACACTCTCCACACATGGGAGGACCTGTCTTGCAAG GATGACGTGCAGAGTTACCTGATCTCTTCCGAACGAACATTCCTACTCTCTGAGAACGATGCTCTGAAAATGGAGCTCAGAGATGCCAAGTCTCGACATGAGACTGTGATGAAGAGCCTGCacctttcccttcactctgctgaGCAGGAGAATAAGAGCTCCAAGTTGACACTTCAGCAGAACCTCAGACTGTCTGAGGGCAAGCTACACTCCATGGAGCAGAAACTCAAGGAGTTTGAGGGACAGGTCCTGTCCTTGCAGCACAATCTCATGGGCTCCAATGAAAGGACTCAGAGTCTGCAGAAAACCCTCCGGTTCTCTGACGATAGGCTCCAGTCCCTTCAGCAGGACCTGGAGGAGTCTGAGAAGAGAGGCCAAAGTCTGCAGCAAATCCTTGGGGACTCCCAAGAGAGGAACCAGACTCTGCAACATAACCTGGCTTCTTTTGAGAAGAACATCCAGTCCCTTAGCCAGAACCTTAGCGCTTCAGAGAAAAAGGTTGATTtccttcagcacaataactggaAGTTTGAGGAGATGGTCAAGTCTCTGCAGCAGACCCTCAGCTGTTCTGAGGGAAAGGTCTCTCTCCTGCAGCAGAGCCTGAAGTCTTCAGAGGAGAAGGTCTTATCCCTCCAACACAACCATTGGGCCCTGGAGGAGAGAGTCCAGTCCCTGCAGCAGAGCCTCAACTCCTCAGAGGAAAAGCTCCAGTCGACACAACATTGGCTCAAGGCTACAGATGAGAAGGCCAAAGCCCTGAAGGAAGCTCTCAGATCTTCAGAGGAGAAGACCAAGTCCTTACAGGAGGCCCTGGGGGTCAGCGAGAGCTGGATCAGGGCGACCAAGGCCCAGCAGCAGTCTCTGGAGAAATGcaaagaggagcaggaggagaggatCAAGAGTTTGATGCAGACTCTCAGGATCACTGAGGTGAAGCACCACAGCACAGTGCAGGACCTGCAGGTGGGTCTTGAGAGTGCCATGGAGAAGGTGGAGATTCTGCAGGATACACTGAACAGGACTGAGTCTGGGCATGTGAAGGAGGTGGGGCAGCTTCAACAGAAACTGAACAGAGCTGCAAAGAAATTGTCTTCAACAGAGCAGGAGCTGCACAAccaga TTGCTGCCTTGAACACTAAATTGCTGGAGGAGCAGTCAAAGGCAAGCAAGGACCTTGAGAGATCCATTAGATATGAGAAAGAGCTGCAAGACACTATCAAGAATCTTAG GAAGAAGCTGAGAACTCAAACTGAGGAGAGGGGGTTTGCTCTGAATAGCCTGAGGTTGCGTCAGAAGGACCTGGCGGATGTACAGCGCCACCTACAGGCAGACCTGCTGAGGTGCAGCCAGGTCTGTGGCAAGGAGAAGGGACCGCAGCACTTCACCCCCCGCAAGGGTGACCTGAAGGAGGAGTTCTTCCACCTGAGAACCAGCCTGCACTCCGTCCTGGAGAAGGAGGCTGGGAGAGACGACCCGGGGAGGCAAGACTGGATGCAGGTGTTAGACAAGAGTAAGGAATGGGAGAAAAAGGCAGAAAAACTG GTGGACAGTTTAGATTCTCTGCAGAGTCACCAGCTGCTGGAAGAAGGAGGGGATGAGAGGTACCAATATAGAGCAGGAGCATGGAGAAGTGGAGCATCACCCTCCATCCTTTCCCCTTCTGCTGTGACGGTGCCCCAGAGGAACCTCTCTACGAGGCCCGCTTCTCCATATCCCTATGG GCAATATTTAGGCCAGGAGAAGAAGCTTGGGTCTAGCTCCCACCGTGGGTTGAATGATTCTGAAGGCATGCAGCATTTACTAACTATCCAAAAAAGACTGAAGAACCTCCAGTCAG TTGAATTCCAGAGGAATATCAAGGGTTTACTCCGGACGTCATAG
- the LOC121533583 gene encoding ras-related protein Rab-11B: protein MGTRDDEYDYLFKVVLIGDSGVGKSNLLSRFTRNEFNLESKSTIGVEFATRSIQVDGKTIKAQIWDTAGQERYRAITSAYYRGAVGALLVYDIAKHLTYENVERWLKELRDHADNNIVIMLVGNKSDLRHLRAVPTDEARAFAEKNTLSFIETSALDSTNVEEAFKNILTEIHRIVSQKQIADRSAHDESPGNNVVDISVPPTTDGQKNKLQCCQSL from the exons ATGGGAACCCGAGACGACGAATATGACTATCTATTCAAAG TGGTGCTGATCGGAGACTCTGGTGTAGGGAAGAGTAACCTGCTGTCCCGTTTCACACGGAATGAGTTCAACCTGGAGAGCAAAAGCACCATCGGTGTGGAATTCGCCACCCGCAGCATCCAGGTGGACGGCAAGACGATAAAGGCCCAGATCTGGGATACAGCTGGACAGGAGCGCTACAGAGCCATCACTTCAGC GTACTACCGGGGGGCGGTGGGGGCTCTCCTAGTGTACGACATTGCCAAGCATCTGACCTATGAAAACGTGGAGCGCTGGCTGAAGGAGCTGAGGGATCATGCTGATAACAACATCGTCATCATGCTGGTGGGCAACAAGAGTGACCTGCGCCACCTCAGGGCAGTGCCCACAGACGAGGCTCGCGCCTTCGCAG AAAAGAATACGCTATCATTTATTGAGACATCGGCTTTGGACTCCACTAATGTAGAAGAGGCGTTCAAGAACATCCTCACAG AAATCCACCGAATTGTATCACAGAAGCAGATAGCTGACAGATCAGCACATGACGAGTCTCCAGGCAACAATGTAGTAGACATCAGTGTCCCCCCCACCACCGATGGGCAGAAAAACAAACTGCAGTGCTGCCAAAGCCTGTGA